The Gossypium raimondii isolate GPD5lz chromosome 2, ASM2569854v1, whole genome shotgun sequence genome segment AGAGTAGTATACCAGTATTATAGCCTTGAGGTTATCTTGAGTTAGACTGATATCGAGCTTGCCATCGAGCTGAAGACGAAGAAGGATATCAACAAAATCTTTGTTCTCTGAtgtatcatcatcatcatcatcttcattcaTCATAGCCAGGTGATCCTCTATCACTTGATCAAGAAAAGCATGTAATTCATTGGAAACTCTTTCCAGTTCTGAAGTCAAGCCTGTAAGAACATCAATCCATCCCAAATTTGGAAAGAAATCTTCAAAACAAAAGGATCCTATAAGGTCCATTGCTTTCCTTGATAATTCCCCAAACCCTTTATTCCCATCTTCTCTGTCATATACTCGACCAAGAATAGATCTGCTGATGATGTTGTTTGCAATGGTTTCAAGCATCTCACAAACAACAATTTCAGACCCATTATGACAACATTGTCTTACATTCTCCACCATTCTTGAAACCTCTTGCTCTCTCACAAGCTGAAACATTCGAACCCTCTTTTGGGTCAAAAGTTCGAGAACACAGATTTTCTTAGCTTGTCTCCAGTAATCACCATAAGCACTAAATGCAATATCAGTGCAGCCACAGAAGAGAGTATGGGCAACCCTTATTTGAGGCCTTTCTACGAACACATCGTGTGCCACCATGATCTCCTTGCCTATTTCAGAAGATGAAACCACAAGTGTTGGGGTTTGACCCATGTGTAAGAGCATCAAAGGACCATATTTCTCAGACAAGGCTCGGAAAGATCGGTGGGGCGATTTCCCAACTTGGTGGATGTTGCCAATGATGGGCAGCTTGGGTGGAGATGGTGGGAGATTGAGCTTCCAAGTTCTTAAAAGCTTAAAGAGAAAACTAATGGTGAGGAGAAGAGGAACTAATGTGAGAGGGTTGAACACATCAGTTGAATTAAACAGTTGCCACCATTGTTGCAATAACATTGTTGGATTCATGGTTTACCTCTTCAGTTCTACAATTTGCAAGAACTAGAGTTCAAACAAAGCAGATTTAGCATTTGTAAGAATCAATGAAGAGCAGAAGATGATTATTTAGCTGCTTATACCTCAAacataacccaaaataataagaagaagaagaagaagaaattgcTGTCACTGTAGGGTACTCACAAATCACATAGATCTTCAACTTTGAgtctaaaaatgaaatttgggAAGATAACAAATTCTGGATCTCACTTTTAAAGAATATTTAAGCGGTGATCTTCCTTAGAACCAATCTGTTTATTTACATCCTTTTTCTCTTGTTTATATACACGTAaaactaatctaattttttatataattaatattttaataatttagtaattaaatttatcaaaacatttatatttgtcatttaaatttttaattcatcttatatatctattatattcatctaaaatattatttatattaataggAGAGTATCCATTTATACTGCTGTAAAAATTTGTATGATTTTAGAACTTTTATATCAATTCAAGCGTCATATTTCATGCTCTTTTCATGTATATTATGTATGTCaagtttgatataatttaaaacattttaactactgcttttataaaatatatattaatataaaaataaatgaaatagatttgataaagatatttaaaattatatatatatatatatttatgacaAATACAAGTCCAATTAGactcttaaaatattaatcatataaaagttTATAGAATTGTGTAAAACTTGTGTGAGTGAATCCTCcccatattaatatatatttagcgATTCAAAGGTTTATACataaaacgaaaaaataaaaattttaatttgtgtcATATGCATGATCTACATGAACGGAATATAAATTAAGAcagtttaattgataaaatgttaatagtataaattgttaagaataaatgtaaaattccTTTAACTTTTCACTAGTATAATTAATAAAGTGaagcttttaataaaattttctaaatttacaaGACTCAACttaaatctttaattaaaattttaacttagaaaattatcacttaatttaatgaacgtacaatattttcaaaaattatattatataaaatttagcatatttttattttaataagatatcttttttattgtaatttcaTGGTCttcataaagaaaagaaaaagaatatagCAAGAAAGCcaaactcaatttaattattatgtaatatagACTTGTGGAAAAGATGAAGCCTATGGATGTTGGACTGGAGCAACTTGATCTTATTCCTTTCTATCTAAGGTTTCCTGTGGCCTCTGTGATTGTGTTGTGTTGTTTAAGCCCTCTGTCATCTCTTTTCTTTGTCTGGACGTAATGTAACCCCTATTCTATCGTGAATAGTTGAAGAAAAGTCTGAGATTCTGAAATTAAGGCTTGTGCCTTGGTGGTCAAGCAAATGTGGTCTGCATGAGAAAATTCAACCCAACTTTTCGGACAGAAAATCTGTCTAGATCaaagttattatttaaaaaccaatGGTCAAACCATCTCAGTGACGGAGGATATTGcacaaattataaatactcGTAGAATATGGACATCCATATGTATTATACGATACAGGGTGTCCCTgacaattattaatttcaagtcATAATTTATCGATCTGTGTGATTGAACATCTTATGAAACTTTCATAATTTGTATTAGGTAAAGGCATACTTTAGGgcccaaaaatataaaatacataaataaaaaaagaatcttGCACAAATTAAGGCTGGCAGGATATGCACTCAAAAAAGATGGAATTAATGGATTGCCAGGAGACGAGAAGTATGTGAATAAATGCCCCCATATTTACTACAATATCCAAAAGGGTTTAGTCACAATCTAACTAAATGGTGTTTTAATCTGTTGTTTGCACCACAATTCAGTCCTTTAACACACGCAGAAGGTGCTAGTGTTAACAAGTATTCCAGGTTAGTAATATTTACAGATATGAATCCTTGTCTACTTTCTTAGATATTCATTCATTCCAGGCCAACCAATGCTAGCCAAGCTCAATCGCCTAAATTGGTCCCTACTGAAGAAAGGGTGCCTTAAGGCTTCCCGAGCTGTCAGCCTATCAATAGGATCATATCTAAGCAATCCTTGCAATAGATGAATCAGGTCCCCAGCTGAATGGTCCACGTGTTGCATTATCAAGTTCTTCCATTAACATGAGATGCCAAACGGAGATTAGAACACAAGAGAAGGAAGAAACAGAGGCCATTAACATGCTGCACGTACATGTTGGAAATTATAACGCAACAAAGATTACCTGGAGACGAGGTAGCTTAAGAACAGCCTTGATACTCTCCCTTGAGGTTGCACCATCTGGCCAATCCAATCTACCTCTTCTAACATACTTCTCTGCATGACGGCTGtaatacacaaaattcacagCAACAATTTTAACTTCAAAAGATCCAGCAAgtatataactttataaaaagaCCATCCTAAGAATACGCACTCTACTCTCTTCAACATGTGCTGAGGTAGTGGACCTAACACTCGCTCCATCATGGCAAGGTGCTCTAAATTTTCATGGGTTTGAAACAGCGCTTCACcctgtaaaattataaatacaagaTGAATAAAAGCAGGCTCATATAGATTGAAATTTCCTTATGAAAACCAAATAACCAATTTTCTGAACATACTGTGCATAATTCAACTAAAATGCAACCAACACTCCATATATCACAAGCATAACTCCATCCAAGTCCTATAAAACAAAATACCACAATTACATCCATCATCCGACCATATTCTAAAGCATCAATACAGCTTGAAAAATACATACCAAGAATAACCTCCGGAGCACGATAATGCCTTGTTGATACAATGTAATTCTGATCTGGGCGCTCATATGTAGTGCTACCAAAATCTATTACCTTAATAGCACTTGATTTTGGCAATCTTCTAAAGTAACTGTCCTTTGGAGATCGCAATGTACCCTGacagcaaaaaataaattaaaataaaaacttattgcAGATCTAGTAAAAGGTAAACACCTTGTAATCAGGAACTTTGACCAAGTATAAAGACGAACAGGGATTCTAAACTAGACACTGCTGCAAAGATGGATGATGGCATCCAGTAAAAGAAAATACCTTGTAATCAGGAACTTTGACGTACTCTGGAGAGACTAGAAGAATGTTTTCTGGCTTCAAGTCTGTGTGTATCAGGTTCAAATCATGCATGACTGAACAGAAACAAAAGAACCATATAAGAAACCAATGCCAGATAGAGCACAGCAATTGACAACTTTTCAATGTTCATTGAATCAGGATTCATGTTAAGATTTAGCAATCAGAGACaatatctaaaaaaaatcataaaaaggaTAGGCAGAGAAactagattagtaattattacaCACATGCTACACATTCCAATAGTTGTCTGCCAATCTCACGGACAAGATCAATGGGAAATGAGCGATAATTGTTTTTGCGTAGAAAATCGTATAAGCTTGGTCCAAGCTTCTCAAACACCTGTCCAAACCATTTAAATTCACCCAGAAGTTTTAACCCCCATATTATTGGTGAGCAGGGGAAACCAATCCATcacaaattaatcatatactTACAATACAAATATGGTTACGATAGTCAAACCAGTTCCGTATTTGCACACAACTGCAAGGAATGAACCCATTTAAccattgaataaaaaaaagaaaaacttctaCAAGGTTGGCTACAATGTAAGTAGCTCCAGTAAATGCAATTACAATGATAAAGATAACTCACCGGTTGCCACCTTTATCATGTTTTCTAAGCTGTTGCAACATCTCAATCTCTATCATGGCTGCCTCACGATACTTCTTAATTCCACGGACAATTTTTATGGCAACCATCTCCTTCCTCTCTCTATCCCAGCATTCTAAAACCTGACCAAAGGTACCTATAAAAATATGGGAGGTCAGGGTCAAAATCCCTAAAAGGAAAAGGTATCACCAAGATTCAAATAAAACGTAAGTAAAAGAAATGGTGCGGTGAGTTCAATAAGGTATACCTTCGCCCATTTTACTCTGTATCTTATCTGCAAAAATATAAAGCAAATAGAATTAGGGgagaaaaattactaaaaacaatCAGTTCAATGTTACTTTCTATCATATTTCATCTACTTATTAACCTCACACATTTAGCATAGAAAGATCCAACAAGCATAAAAATTACTTTTAGCAGACCTAAAATGTTTTGGTTCAGACTGCCATGTTATACATTACCATGTTTCATTTAATCAAGAAACTTAATCTAAAAGCATGAAACTAGACAATCCAGGCTTCAACAATTCTACGATCATATCTTATATCCAATAtcaacaattataaaataattttttgaacaattattAAGACTCGGATGCATCAAAACTAAGTATGCCCAATTTTCTTAGAGGTTTTCAATGCAATTGGAGGATCCTTGGAGGATCACATCTTGGTACCAATGTCCATATATGCAAGGTCACCTATGTGAACACCAGTACTTCAAGAAAAGGAAGAGTCAAAGCAACATAGGTTTTGAAGGCAGCTACTGAATGTAAACTTGTTTATAATGATGATGAAAGTGAGATTTACAGCGAGAGGTTAAATTATCTCCAAGCTCAAACATGTAATGTCCATCTTTGTCATCGTCTCGCCATGGGGGAGAACCATTTTGAGCCACTCCTCCCTTTAGAACTACAGAAGAACTAGTAGTAATAGTACTAGCATAATCTGCAGGTGCTTTTGCAGTGGAAGAAGCAAAGCCTGTCACTCTCCCAACTTCTTGTGCACAAAACATTCCTACCTGAGCCTACACACAGCCATTCATTGATTGCACCactaagattaaaaataatactttttaaCCCTCCCCAATTACCTTACATCCCCCTCTTCTTATCGACCAAAATTACCATGGCTAAATATATATGCTAGCAGCAATCATAAACTTCTGTAAAACTATCACAGTAAACAATCTTGTAATATGAAACAGAAATTCTGGAGAAATTTAACGTTTTTTCTTGTTATACCGATcagaaaatcttaaaattttagagaaaaatccCAATCCACggaaattattttctaaaaaaggaaaaaaaattcaaataaatcatataataatcaaataaagaagaaaacataTTAACAGCGGATCTAAagcaaaatcaaacatattaacaGCGGATCTAAAGCAAAATCCATAAGAATACGCAAATCATAAATTCGAAACCCTAATTGgagaaaaaagaattaaatggaTCTGAAACAAGAGCTATGAAAATACGCAAATCTTAAATTCAAAACCTAATTGAAGGGAAAGGAATTAAACGGACCTGCGGAGCGCAAATCAAATACCGAAAGAAAGATCTgatccaagaaaaaaaaaagaggtacCTGCGGTGGCAGCTGAGTTACGTCCCAGCCCAATCGCGGACGCTTTCTTGGTCGTCGATCCATATGCGTATGAGGGAACCCCGTCACGCGCTCCATCTCCATGATCGCAAATTCTAGatctaaaaaattttctttttttttttccggagaaagagagagaaaatcgAAAAACAGAAATCGCTTATTCGACGAAAAAAATAAGGCTAAAAAAGATGATAAGGCTTTCTATTTCTTCTTGTGAACAAAGTAAGAGGCTTGGGGGCCTTGCCCGAGTTTTTAACCTAACAACTAAGGCAATTGTGATTATATCTGATCGTACACGTGTCAGGCCTGTAGCCGTTGGTTTCACCGAATATGCCAATTTAAATGTGCTAAATTCTTGATGGATATCAATTATTAAGGATTTAGCccatctttttaaatttatgaaaatatgtattttttcgGAAGTTGGTGTCATGTGACAAAAATGCATTTAATTGGGCGTGTTTTTTGTCacgtatttattttaaaatatatatattaagtattGGATCGCCAACGGTTAAAAAATCAAGGACGTTAACTTTCTAATTATTGGAATCAACTGTTATAATctgaaaaaaaattctcaaatattttttccttatataccctttacatttatattttttattcaatcttaTTCACCTATTCTCTCatctcttttattattaatttttatcctaatctctctttttctctctcaatTTTCTATCATAATCGTTTGTAATTTTTcggattttatttgatttacatCATCTTAAAGGTTTTAAAATGTCAACGCCTCTAATTCGTTTGTACCACAAACACATTTACGTTATCCAATTAcaaatggtaaaaaaatattattatatttttattttaattaacatcATTACTAAGttgttaatgttattattatttttatgtttatacaaTCAGGACGAAGATCAGATTATCGAAACATATATGCACAATTTAAGTGCAAGAACATCACATGTTATTAAACAATACTTGGAAGAGGCGAGATTCTTACACATGTCTCGTATGCTTGACAGGACTAAATTGGAGTTCGTACTTATCAACTCTTTGTTGGAAAGATGTAAAGTTGAAatacacacattccatcttccatgtgatGAGTGTAGGATTACACTCGAGGATGTGGCATTACAATTCGGTCTACCAGTTGATGGGTCAATTGTTACGAGGGTAGTGCGCCTTGGTGATTGGAGCCCAATTTCCCACCAACTATTAGGCAAGGTGCCGGACAAGTTTAGTGGTAATCAGATAGATACGAAATGGTTAGAGATAATTTCTTACATCTCAACAACTCTTTCTAGTGCGGTTGAAAGACAACAATTCTCTCGAGCATTCATACTAAGGTTGACCGGAGGTCATCTAATAccagataaatctcaaaatctaGTACATTTAAGGTGGCCCCTACAACTAATCAACCTAAAAGAAACTGGGAAACTTAGTTGTGGATCAActatgtaacaacccgattttgaccctaatcggaacagtggtttcgggaccacaaatccgagtctgaaaaacattttaatattattttatgtgtttattatgtgtgaatttacttgtgtgaaaattttgtgtgaaaattttatcgtttgtgtgctcgattttataaaaggacttaatcgcgtaaaatgcaaaagtggctaGCAATTTGTTAAAGTGCTATATTGCCATGGCTTTTATAATGTGGGGTCTTTATGTTGATATTATACCATTGAAATTTTGagtggacttttatggacatggttagttaattattaaagtaaaatcgttaaggttagttttgtaaattagttaaatatgttaatataataaaacataaaataaaaaccatgcatgttattcatttttttggccgaatgtgagaagaaaagaaagtcaTTTACCTTGTTAAGGGTTTGGCACTTTCAAGTTTGGATTAAGGTATGGATTtagttcggtttttgataatttttatgtttttgagatcgttgctttgaatacttcaaaacccatgccttaattttgtaaattgttgatgattttaaaatgtgccattgatgaatgcttgaaaattgtgatagttgatgatgaaaatgaaagaaatgtgatagattaacatattttgtctttgaattttagtgaatttgagaaattagagctaaattgtgaaaatgaattcttgaggattaaaatgtgaaataaatgaaatgtgtggacttgtatgaagacaAGGAATATTCGCCCTAGCTtagtgtgggcaaattttgtgtattttgtgttttgtgcaaaaggattaaattgcaaaagtgtaaaatgttaggggcaaaatggtaatttgcccatttatgtatttttggacttaattgaatgttttgatgaataaaaaggttaaatttgattatgtttagattaagaaacgaagaaaacggaTTTGGATCTGGGGAAAACGAAAGTAATTGAATAGTCGATCTTTTCCGCTGATAtacgaggtaagtctattagcaatttgatgttattaaatcagtatatatgcatgtatatctATTGTATTTTGATGAGCTGAAATTGAAAGTATATGGATTGAATTTGGTTAAgtatgaatgatatgtatatatatgtatcatgttcgaaaatatatatatgtataaattcttgtttttaatcaaaggtacatatatatatatatatatatatatatatatacataaggttcgaatatatatatgagcatatacatgtataaaaccTTGGACTTGGTTAAAGGTAggaatgttatatatatgtatatgtgagttggaacatatatttatactcataaataagtcttgaatatatttaaaggtatgaatgttatgtatgtatatgtaatttcgaatatgtatgtatatacatgtataagttTTTGTTCGAATCAAAGGTATGAAATTGTTAGCTTAGATTATCTATAAGGTGTTGAATGTATgatatattttctttgatttgatttttaaggttatgaaatatatatgtatttaagtgATTCGATTAGTAAATGTATTTTACTTAAGGTATGATATAAGTTAAATGATAAGATTTTAGTagtagaatttaatttattaagttatatatatgtgtgagtTTTCGgatgtataattaaattatttagctGAATTTGGTATTTGATCTTTATATATCTATGTGGTTTAAAGatatagtttataaattattgagctgaatttttatgtatggatattatatacaaatatagtTTGAATATGAGTTACAATTTCTGTAAATTGAGATTTTCAGGCTCAGGACCTATCAGGTTTATTGTCAATGAAATAATTcggactttaagtctagcaggctaagtgccggtgatctgaatcaggttataaacctagcaggctaagtgccggtgatctgaatcaggttataaacctagcaggctaagtgtcggtgatctgaatcaggctataagcctagcaggctaagtgccggtgaatatgttaaattaagcGATTATAcgcatttgatatatatatatatatatgattttgggttatatATAATGGATAAGTATATGAGCATTTGGctatatgtatttgatgagcatataaaggTTTGGATCTCTGTGTTTAGTGAATAGGCACATATATTGgttgttatgaaaattattgaatatacatgtatgcatTCGGCACATGTGGATTAAAAGTATAGATGTGCATTTGGTTTATGTAgttgataagtaaaaatataagtttttgacatatgtatttgaaagatcatagatatgcattctatgaaatgcaaatgataagtatattagAAATCAAGTATATGCTATTAATGACTATGTTTGGAACTTGATTATAAGCATATAttgtttatacatatgttcgtttatatgtattttagatatgctataaacttactaagctataaaagcttactttgattgtttttgtccgtttgttttatagataaaaaagaACCAAGCTGCAGACTCGGGGATCGTTAGtgaagatcatcactctatctaccatctcggtattaaaacgtttaaattttaacttatggcatgtataggctagataaTATGTTGGAAGTCGTACTTCAAtgtactgtatatatatataattaatagtcATATGAAACTAGCTTATTTTTCTTACGATTTAACTGAACTGAAACgttatgttttgttataaaaggttaaagtaaaattttataattataattacttcttatttgactaatttaacataaatgtaaaaaaaattttgaattctactGAATGTCTGTATTAAGTTGCATTTTATCCGATAATGCTTCGTAACTCTAATTTATCGACGTATACGGGTTAGGAgcgttacattttattggtatcagagctacggtttagtcgattctaggactaacgtagcatgtatgagtctagctatacatgccataatttatactgagatagtgtgatgacttctgacatctaaaaaaatgtgtttttttttatagtaatggatcccgatcgaACTGTAGCAGATGATGTCGAGAGTGTAGCACCTGCTCCCGTGCAAGAGATGGAGCCGGTTGATTCTCGACCGAATACGAGTAACCATGGTGATGAGACTAAACAAGCCTTTTATactatgatgaatgaatggtttactcaatatatccGGACAAATCCGGCTGTTCAACAACCTCCGACCCAGATTAACCCACTTCCGATGCTTGTGGTACCTCCGACCATCGATCCTATGAGATTGAATAAacctcctgttgataaaataagaaaatacgGAGCTGAAGAATTTAGGGCCATAGCTAGTGATGATGCTGAACGGGCTGAATTTTGGCTCGACAATACCATTCATGTCTTCGATGAATTATCCTGTACACCTGATGAGTGCCTGAAATGTGCTATATCCTTGTTACGGGATTCAGCTTACTATTGGTGGAACACTTTAGTTTCGGTTGTTCCGAAAGAGCGTGtcacttgggatttctttcagacAGAATTTCACAAAAAGTATATTAGTCAGCgattcattgatcagaaacgcAAAGAATTTCTCGAGCTAAAGCAGGGTCGTATGACCGTATCTGATTATGAGCGTGAGTTTGTAAGACTCAGTCGATATGCCAGAGAGTGTGTTGCGACTGAGACtgctatgtgtaaaagattcgaGGAAGGGCTGAATGAAGACATAAAATTGCTTGTCGGCATACTCGAAATAAAAGAGTTCGTAGTACTCGTCGAGCGAGCTTGCAAGGCTGAAGAACtcagcaaagagaaaagaaaagtcgATCTTGAAGCCAGTGATTTTCGTAAGAGATCAGCGAGTAAAACTTTTCAGACGGCAACAAAAAAATTCAGAGATGTTAGTAGCCGATCTAAGGCTACTGCCTGGCTTTCTATACAAGATCGACCCCCTGTGAGTTAACGAGCTACTTCAGTTGCTAGTGTGGGTAATGTTCGACAAAATAGATCAGAGTGCAAGCATTGTGGTAAATGGCATCCAGGAGATTGCAGATTTCATGATCGGTCTTACTTTAAGTGTGGATCaaatgatcattttattcgAGATTGTCCGATGGTTGCCGAGCAAAATACTGTATAGAGTACCAGACCAAATAATGTGTCGGTACGAGGTAGACCACTCAGGCATACGGGTAATGTTAGTGGTAGTCAGAGAGGGACAAAGGACACGACAGTTCGATCTGAGGCTCGTGC includes the following:
- the LOC105788522 gene encoding cytochrome P450 71A1, whose translation is MNPTMLLQQWWQLFNSTDVFNPLTLVPLLLTISFLFKLLRTWKLNLPPSPPKLPIIGNIHQVGKSPHRSFRALSEKYGPLMLLHMGQTPTLVVSSSEIGKEIMVAHDVFVERPQIRVAHTLFCGCTDIAFSAYGDYWRQAKKICVLELLTQKRVRMFQLVREQEVSRMVENVRQCCHNGSEIVVCEMLETIANNIISRSILGRVYDREDGNKGFGELSRKAMDLIGSFCFEDFFPNLGWIDVLTGLTSELERVSNELHAFLDQVIEDHLAMMNEDDDDDDTSENKDFVDILLRLQLDGKLDISLTQDNLKAIILDMFVGGTDNIAATLEWAMAELVKNPSIMKKAQEEVRAVVGKKQTISEIDVNEMHYLKCVVKETLRLHAPVMVSRQNSTATKLEGYDIPPKTIVLVNTWAIQRDPKLWDKAEEFIPDRFLNSQVDFRGQHIQYTPFGAGRRVCPGITFAVAGAEYVLANLLYWFDWKLPDSRCCEDLDMSDYYALIIRKKVPLHLVPMLHSFS
- the LOC105788523 gene encoding serine/threonine-protein kinase AFC2 isoform X1 codes for the protein MEMERVTGFPHTHMDRRPRKRPRLGWDVTQLPPQAQVGMFCAQEVGRVTGFASSTAKAPADYASTITTSSSVVLKGGVAQNGSPPWRDDDKDGHYMFELGDNLTSRYKIQSKMGEGTFGQVLECWDRERKEMVAIKIVRGIKKYREAAMIEIEMLQQLRKHDKGGNRCVQIRNWFDYRNHICIVFEKLGPSLYDFLRKNNYRSFPIDLVREIGRQLLECVAFMHDLNLIHTDLKPENILLVSPEYVKVPDYKGTLRSPKDSYFRRLPKSSAIKVIDFGSTTYERPDQNYIVSTRHYRAPEVILGLGWSYACDIWSVGCILVELCTGEALFQTHENLEHLAMMERVLGPLPQHMLKRVDRHAEKYVRRGRLDWPDGATSRESIKAVLKLPRLQNLIMQHVDHSAGDLIHLLQGLLRYDPIDRLTAREALRHPFFSRDQFRRLSLASIGWPGMNEYLRK
- the LOC105788523 gene encoding serine/threonine-protein kinase AFC2 isoform X2 — translated: MGEGTFGQVLECWDRERKEMVAIKIVRGIKKYREAAMIEIEMLQQLRKHDKGGNRCVQIRNWFDYRNHICIVFEKLGPSLYDFLRKNNYRSFPIDLVREIGRQLLECVAFMHDLNLIHTDLKPENILLVSPEYVKVPDYKGTLRSPKDSYFRRLPKSSAIKVIDFGSTTYERPDQNYIVSTRHYRAPEVILGLGWSYACDIWSVGCILVELCTGEALFQTHENLEHLAMMERVLGPLPQHMLKRVDRHAEKYVRRGRLDWPDGATSRESIKAVLKLPRLQNLIMQHVDHSAGDLIHLLQGLLRYDPIDRLTAREALRHPFFSRDQFRRLSLASIGWPGMNEYLRK
- the LOC105788523 gene encoding serine/threonine-protein kinase AFC2 isoform X3 is translated as MIKVATVMHDLNLIHTDLKPENILLVSPEYVKVPDYKGTLRSPKDSYFRRLPKSSAIKVIDFGSTTYERPDQNYIVSTRHYRAPEVILGLGWSYACDIWSVGCILVELCTGEALFQTHENLEHLAMMERVLGPLPQHMLKRVDRHAEKYVRRGRLDWPDGATSRESIKAVLKLPRLQNLIMQHVDHSAGDLIHLLQGLLRYDPIDRLTAREALRHPFFSRDQFRRLSLASIGWPGMNEYLRK